A region of Deinococcus rubellus DNA encodes the following proteins:
- a CDS encoding NADH-quinone oxidoreductase subunit M, with amino-acid sequence MIHFFIFLPVLASLLIFLVPVRWREEFAGAAAGLTLAGGLWSWSVGGLSAYSINWIPAIGVTYSVQMDGVSLLLGIVTAFMTLIAVIYAGKRIPNPGTMLSLILMMETGLLGIYAARDLVLFYVFFEDALIPALLMLAIYGKAHRMAALIKFAAYTLFGSLLMLISIIGLKYYGGSPTFALADLQAHPVTGSVQTWLFLGFLAAMAVKLPLFPMHAWLPDFHAQNHDSGVADVMGTLYKVGAYGLFRFGIILFPDAMLELRPILMALAAFTALYAAWIAFSQTDWKRLLAYAGLSHMGLVGLGIFSMNETAMIGALFLLAFQNVYTGALFLAAGMLQERVGSLSTKVGGIMTQAGALSGLTMTLWFASIAVPGLAGFIGEFSILLGAYQVYPWLAFLAGLSTIAAAAYALTAYQTTYWQVRPAGAVLAHDLRDLDWLILGAPVAVAIFFGIYSGPALALVQPVVRAWMNGLGGGI; translated from the coding sequence GTGATTCACTTTTTCATCTTTTTGCCGGTCCTCGCCAGCTTGCTGATTTTCCTGGTGCCGGTGCGCTGGCGTGAGGAGTTCGCGGGCGCGGCGGCGGGGCTGACCCTGGCGGGCGGCCTGTGGTCGTGGTCGGTGGGTGGTCTGTCCGCCTACAGCATCAACTGGATTCCGGCCATCGGCGTCACCTACAGCGTGCAGATGGACGGCGTGAGTCTGCTGCTCGGCATCGTCACCGCCTTCATGACCCTGATTGCCGTGATTTACGCCGGGAAGCGCATCCCCAATCCCGGCACCATGCTCTCGCTGATTCTGATGATGGAAACCGGGCTGCTGGGCATCTACGCCGCCCGCGACCTGGTGCTGTTCTACGTGTTCTTCGAAGACGCCCTGATTCCGGCGCTGCTGATGCTGGCCATCTACGGCAAGGCGCACCGGATGGCCGCCCTGATCAAATTCGCGGCCTACACGCTGTTCGGCAGCTTGCTGATGCTGATCTCTATCATCGGACTGAAGTATTACGGCGGCAGCCCCACCTTCGCGCTGGCCGATTTGCAGGCCCATCCGGTGACGGGCAGTGTCCAGACCTGGCTGTTTCTGGGGTTCCTGGCGGCGATGGCAGTCAAGTTGCCGCTCTTCCCGATGCACGCCTGGCTCCCCGATTTCCATGCCCAGAACCATGACAGCGGCGTGGCCGACGTGATGGGCACGCTCTATAAGGTCGGCGCGTATGGCCTGTTCCGCTTCGGGATCATCCTGTTTCCCGACGCCATGCTGGAGCTCCGGCCCATTCTGATGGCGCTGGCGGCCTTCACTGCCCTCTATGCCGCCTGGATCGCCTTCTCGCAGACCGACTGGAAGCGCCTGCTGGCCTATGCGGGGCTCTCGCACATGGGGCTGGTCGGGCTGGGCATCTTCTCCATGAACGAGACGGCCATGATCGGTGCACTCTTCCTGCTGGCCTTCCAGAACGTCTACACCGGGGCGCTGTTCCTGGCCGCTGGGATGCTTCAGGAGCGGGTCGGCAGCCTCAGCACCAAGGTCGGCGGCATCATGACCCAGGCTGGAGCACTGAGCGGCCTGACCATGACCCTGTGGTTTGCCTCCATCGCCGTGCCGGGACTGGCGGGGTTCATCGGGGAGTTCAGCATTCTGCTCGGCGCATATCAGGTCTACCCCTGGCTGGCGTTCCTGGCGGGGTTGTCCACCATCGCTGCCGCCGCTTACGCCCTCACCGCCTACCAGACAACCTACTGGCAGGTTCGGCCCGCCGGAGCGGTGCTGGCCCATGATCTACGCGACCTCGACTGGCTGATTCTGGGCGCTCCAGTGGCCGTCGCCATCTTCTTCGGCATCTATAGCGGCCCGGCACTCGCCCTGGTGCAGCCGGTGGTGCGGGCCTGGATGAACGGACTCGGGGGAGGCATATGA
- the nuoL gene encoding NADH-quinone oxidoreductase subunit L, protein MALYWLPLLPLIGFLLLICGGRFFKGTSGGWLGSGLIGAAFVVALVRFFGLTDVPAHETLWTWLPNMALGTGGISANLKVGFYLDQLSSIMTLVITGVGFLIHVYSISYMREDARFTRFFAFMNFFVAMMLILVLADSYPLMFVGWEGVGVASYLLIGFWFAGHRDHNAAEGVNNSNAARKAFIMNRIGDLGFMLGMFLIYKVFGTLVIPELAGQEGTLAVTSRPLIELICLFLLVGAVGKSGQLPLTTWLPDAMAGPTPVSALIHAATMVTAGVYLIARSNFFYDLAPGASMWVAWAGGLTALYGALSALNQTDIKKILAYSTVSQLGYMFLAVGLHSYTAAIFHLVTHAFFKALLFLAAGAVIHALHEEQDVRKMGGLAKSMPFTHIVSLIGVLAISGIPIFAGFFSKDGILASAFAQNIPLYLIGLFVAFLTAFYMGRWYFLVWRGEYRGDTKLYPHDGDAVLSAPLGILAALATVGGFLNVPTFLGGGHVLDNFLGRAIPVHEHAIPASTEWIATLIAVAVALAGLGWAFYGHRRQALQVGPLGQFSFQALYLDRFYNAVVGNGSKFISRGLDTVDNGVDGAMNGIVSNVGAPGWLVTIWQSGFVRAYALSMLLGTALIVGYWALRAIGDGL, encoded by the coding sequence ATGGCTTTATATTGGCTTCCCCTCCTTCCCTTAATCGGCTTCTTGCTGCTGATCTGCGGTGGCCGCTTTTTTAAGGGCACCTCCGGCGGCTGGCTCGGCTCTGGCCTGATCGGCGCGGCCTTCGTCGTGGCGCTCGTCCGCTTCTTCGGCCTGACTGACGTTCCGGCCCACGAAACCCTCTGGACCTGGCTGCCCAACATGGCGCTCGGTACCGGGGGCATCTCGGCCAACCTCAAGGTCGGCTTTTATTTGGATCAACTCTCGTCGATCATGACCCTGGTCATTACTGGCGTCGGCTTCCTGATTCACGTTTATTCCATCAGCTATATGCGCGAGGACGCCCGGTTCACCCGCTTCTTCGCCTTCATGAATTTCTTTGTCGCCATGATGCTGATTCTGGTGCTGGCCGACTCCTACCCGCTGATGTTCGTCGGCTGGGAAGGTGTGGGCGTGGCCAGTTACCTGCTGATCGGCTTCTGGTTCGCCGGTCACAGGGACCACAACGCCGCTGAGGGTGTCAACAACTCCAATGCGGCCCGCAAGGCTTTCATCATGAACCGCATCGGCGATCTGGGGTTCATGCTGGGCATGTTCCTGATCTACAAGGTGTTCGGTACGCTGGTGATTCCCGAACTGGCCGGGCAGGAAGGCACGCTGGCGGTCACGTCGCGGCCCCTGATTGAGCTGATCTGCCTGTTCCTGCTGGTCGGCGCGGTGGGCAAGAGCGGTCAATTGCCGCTCACCACCTGGCTGCCCGACGCGATGGCTGGCCCCACGCCGGTCTCGGCGCTCATTCACGCAGCCACGATGGTCACGGCGGGCGTGTACCTGATTGCCCGCAGCAACTTCTTCTACGATCTGGCCCCCGGCGCATCCATGTGGGTGGCCTGGGCAGGCGGACTGACGGCCCTCTACGGCGCACTCTCGGCGCTCAACCAGACCGACATCAAGAAGATTCTGGCGTACTCCACCGTCTCGCAGCTCGGCTACATGTTTCTGGCGGTGGGCCTGCACAGCTACACGGCGGCGATTTTCCACCTCGTCACCCACGCCTTCTTCAAGGCGCTGCTATTCCTGGCGGCGGGCGCGGTCATTCACGCGCTGCACGAGGAGCAGGACGTGCGCAAGATGGGCGGCTTGGCAAAGAGTATGCCGTTCACCCACATCGTCAGCTTGATCGGCGTGCTGGCGATTTCCGGCATCCCGATCTTCGCGGGCTTCTTCTCCAAGGACGGCATCCTGGCCTCGGCCTTCGCCCAGAACATCCCGCTGTATCTGATCGGGCTGTTCGTGGCCTTTCTGACTGCCTTTTACATGGGCCGCTGGTATTTTTTGGTGTGGCGCGGCGAGTACCGGGGCGACACCAAGCTGTACCCGCATGACGGCGACGCGGTGCTGAGCGCTCCGCTGGGTATTCTGGCGGCGCTGGCGACGGTGGGGGGCTTCCTCAACGTGCCCACGTTCCTGGGCGGCGGACACGTCCTCGACAACTTCCTGGGCCGCGCCATTCCAGTGCACGAACATGCGATCCCGGCGAGTACCGAGTGGATCGCCACCCTGATCGCCGTGGCTGTCGCGCTGGCTGGACTCGGCTGGGCCTTCTACGGGCACCGCCGCCAGGCGCTGCAAGTCGGGCCGCTGGGCCAGTTCAGTTTTCAGGCGCTCTACCTGGACCGGTTCTATAACGCGGTCGTCGGCAACGGCAGTAAGTTCATTTCACGCGGGCTGGACACGGTGGACAACGGCGTGGACGGGGCCATGAACGGCATCGTCAGCAACGTCGGCGCTCCCGGCTGGCTTGTGACCATCTGGCAAAGCGGCTTCGTGCGCGCCTACGCCCTGAGCATGCTGCTTGGCACCGCCCTGATTGTCGGCTACTGGGCACTGAGAGCCATCGGAGACGGCCTGTGA
- the nuoK gene encoding NADH-quinone oxidoreductase subunit NuoK produces the protein MVPTSYYIALSGILFALGMIGVLTRRTAIMVFLSVELMLNAANLSLVAFARAWGDLVGQTAVFIVMTLAAAEVAIGLAIIVAIFRKRETTNVDDLASLKG, from the coding sequence CTGGTCCCCACCTCTTATTACATCGCCCTGTCCGGCATTCTGTTTGCCCTGGGCATGATCGGCGTGCTGACGCGGCGCACCGCCATCATGGTCTTTCTGTCGGTGGAACTGATGCTCAACGCCGCCAACCTCTCTCTGGTGGCGTTTGCCCGCGCCTGGGGTGATCTGGTCGGCCAGACTGCCGTGTTCATCGTGATGACGCTGGCCGCCGCCGAGGTCGCCATCGGGCTGGCGATCATCGTGGCTATTTTCCGCAAACGCGAAACCACCAATGTGGACGATCTGGCGTCCCTCAAGGGGTAA
- a CDS encoding NADH-quinone oxidoreductase subunit J family protein produces MLTFLVLAVLTLVGGIITISARNAVHASLGLVGTLLTVAGIYATLNASFLAATQVIVYAGAVMVLFLFVIMLLDANRPVEEANPLPFIAPLAGVGGAVLAGAFAILAFTYKAPQPLAESSAALLNGAPGPVGETLLTRFLLPFEAVSILLLVAVVGSVALVQRPAVQADPEQQPELAPLEGEVA; encoded by the coding sequence GTGCTGACCTTTCTCGTTCTCGCTGTTCTGACCCTGGTTGGCGGCATCATCACCATCTCGGCCCGAAATGCGGTTCACGCCTCGTTGGGGCTGGTCGGCACCCTGCTGACGGTGGCGGGCATCTACGCCACCCTCAACGCTTCGTTTCTGGCGGCCACCCAGGTCATCGTCTACGCGGGCGCGGTGATGGTGTTGTTTCTCTTCGTCATCATGCTGCTGGACGCCAACCGTCCGGTGGAGGAGGCCAACCCGCTGCCCTTCATCGCGCCGCTGGCGGGCGTGGGCGGCGCGGTGCTGGCGGGCGCGTTTGCGATTCTGGCCTTCACTTACAAGGCCCCGCAGCCGCTGGCCGAGAGTTCGGCGGCCTTGCTCAACGGCGCACCCGGCCCGGTGGGCGAAACCCTGCTGACCCGCTTCCTGCTGCCGTTTGAAGCGGTCAGCATTCTGCTCCTGGTCGCGGTGGTCGGCTCGGTGGCCCTGGTGCAGCGGCCCGCTGTGCAGGCTGACCCTGAGCAGCAACCCGAACTGGCCCCGCTGGAAGGGGAGGTGGCCTGA